The nucleotide window CACATTACCTTGGTGTAATAAATGcgttgattttgtcttgaacttgtctAAACTATTCCAATCATTAACTTGGTACTTTCAGAACAATTGGGTATTCTCAGAGACATCTTTTACAAAATGGACAAATATtccattatttattattttcccatAAACAATAAAAGCATGTGTTCTGGGTAACAGGCCTTATTGTGTGACTCTGTGTAGTTGTAACCCAACCCAGATCCTACAGTCATGCTAATCTTGAGTTTTAACAGCTTTTACAAAATCATTTCTAAACCTAAAATGACAGTTGGTGAATAAGAGGTCAGAGATGATCACCTTTGCCATCCTAATTAAACAAATAAGGTGCGTTCATAGGGGCGGACATTCCATTCTTAAGCAAAGTGCACAGTTTCCAGGTCCATGGGAAAAAAGTTTTTATGGGTCACCTGACATGCTGTAAGTATGTAAAAATAGAAACAGATGGTCAGGTGAGAAGTTAGCTACGGCACATGTTAGTGGTGTGTCCTCATCTTGGTTTTGTGCATTTGACAAAAGAGGGCTGCACCCAGTGCTCTGATTCGGTCCTAATCACCGTAAATATGTTCCCTTCCCAGGTGGCTCACCTGACAAGATCAATTTACAGAATGTAAATTTTCAGAATTTTCTTTTCTCCTTcaacttttgtaaaaaaaaatatatatataaataacaaTGTGATATGTGAATATGTATAATAATGTAAACATATTAATTGTTTATGTAATGTTCATTTTgaatttgctgtgtgtgtgtgcatctatgcATAGGTGATTCTAGGTTTTCAAACTGGGGGTGCAAAGGGTagtgattctttttttttttgcttacaaAAACATGCTCAAAATGAATACTACATCGAAACATGTAAAACTAATCATTAGAGTACAACAACCCATGATAGAACAAacaactctgacatcacttaACAATGTTCTAAAAACATTTCATCGtttttttgaaaatgaaaaatattttcATCCCATCAGTAGGGGGTGCAAATGCACCCCCTACACCCACGGTAAAATTGCCTATGCATCTATGTGcgtgtttgagtttgtgtggTCCCATAAGACCATGAACCATACATTACCTTTATTAAATTACATATTAGCATTCAAAGGTTTGCAAGTACTCACAAAGAGACCAGAAAATGCAACCTTGAAGGTTGTTGTGTTGGGTTTCATATTGTGCCTCCAGGAAAGAACCATGGTACATCAACCACAAAAGTTAATTGTTCACACTAACTGAGACATCACACGAAAGAAGCTTTGACCCTGTTTACAACCAATCCCAGGAACGTGTGGGAAATCTCAAACTCATTCAGTCTCATATATAAATGAAGGTCATGCCTACCAGCATAACTGAGCTAAGAGATTGAAGAGGTAAGATTGGTAAATAACATATTGTGCTTGCTTGCTTTGATTTTACATCATGTTTTGGACATTTAGAAGTGTTATTTTTAATTGTACTTACTATGATGTTTACGATGACGCTTGTGTGATTAGATTTAGATTTTCTATTGAAGGGTGGACTGGTGAGATGGCGTTGCTTAGTGTACTCATCCTGACCTCCTTGAGCATTGGGGTCCTTCAGGCATTGACCAGAACTGACTGTGGAGCATATTCCAGAAAACCAGGTACCTATCCACCCACCCATAAAGTATCTATAGTTGAGTATTGATTGTtgataagcgcagctagttctggcagggcaatcgggcagcgcgcgtcagtcagtgatcggggacataaggtgtcttactccaccttccttactcctcccactaccacacccatgtagcagcgcatatccattgggccacgtctgataaggcgtctttaaaagacgcgcggatatgcacacactcaccccggtcgttgtatgatcagtgctgctgccaccctccaccgtccccttctcccccatgctgtctgtgtatctatccaacagggggattatatctctattgctccctgcctcatatgtcatgtatgtatgtgttgcatcgaggaggcagggagtgcttcccttagatcatccactccgccaaagtaaatctacatgtccatgtcatgtaacaataaatgcttaaatctaatacgtgattgtcttgactgaactggcAGTCAGCTGCAGTCTGTTTGGCATATATTACAAACTGGCTATTTGGGTGTAAGGAGGATGTGTTTAGCGCTTGAAACTGGTTTGAGACTTAGAGGCTATTCTTTAAATCCCAGCTGAATTAGGTTGTGCTTGAGAACATGtcagacacaaagacagcatGTAAAGCCATCCCTGTCTGGATAAGTCAAAGTGCTGCCTTGCATCCCCCAGAGTACACCGACATCTCTGTGGTCTGCGGGACCTCTACCATGGACCTGACCATCCTCATCTGCCCCGCCGTCTATACCGGATACAATGAGACTCTCCTGATCCTGAACCAGATTGTGGATAACCCAGACTGCAAGGGTAGACTGGACATGTCAGTCACTCCACCAGTGCTCCGGTTCAGCTTCCCCATACGACTGGGTAACGCCTGTGGAAGTACTTTCCTGGTGAGTGGAACATCAACAGAATCTGTCTAAGCTCTCTCTGCATGGCCGAGGAGACAAAGTAACATTTAGAAAGAAGAGACGTGATTCTCATCACATTATGGTGAAAAAGCTGAGATTGAAGCGTGTTCTGTTCATCAGCTCTGATTGTACATGTTGGAATAGAAGGGATGAAACACTCAGAATAAGTCAAGGCTTCAGTCTGATTTAATGGGGGACGGACGGACGATGTCCAGCTGTTTTTACCTTTCTACTCTACGTTTGTTCGTTTATTCCAGCCTCTGAAAAACCGATGTTCTTCTATATTTTTTCAGACCACGAGTTCACCAGGCGTGGGAATATTCTCGGACTTTTCAAACATTCAAACGGTCAATGTAAGTGGTGTGGTCCGCTCCTTTGACCCTACCGTAGGGACTGTCACCTACAACGCCGAGCTCAAGTACTTCTACTCATGCGCTTACCCACTGGAGTATCTCATCAACAACACACAAGTAGATGTGTAAGTGCCAACCTAAACCTTGACCCCTCTCCAGCATCCCTGCTGATCTCCAAACCTGGCCTCCTCACTTAACAAATGGAAACTTCTCTTTTTCATGTTTTGACTTTGATTGGGTCTCGTGGGAGTGACTGAGTGGCCACACAGTGATTGAGCCTCTATCTATCGGCTTTGTCTCTCCACAGCGCGGCGTCCTCCATTGCTTTGAAGGAAATCAATGGCAGCTTCATCAGCACCCTCAGCATGGCTCTGTACAAGGTACAAACAAACACCTACCTGTCACCTGAAACGGCCCCAGCGTACACATTTCAAAGCCTTGCTGTAGTAACCGACCCTGAACAAATTGGGAAATGCTACGCAGAATAGGCTGTAATGAAACCCCACATATTTCGTTCACAGTAAGCCTAGATGTTTGAtcttgtgtaaatgttttataatGCACTTAGAATGTTCCTTTCCTTCCTCTGGCAGGATGAAAACTACACCACACCCCTTATTATTCCGTACCAGGGGGTCGAACTAAGGACTAACATCAATGTTCAGGTTCTTGCTGTCAACCTGACATCCCAGTAAGATCATTTTACATCATTACTTTACTCTGAAACCCCAAACACCTTAACTGGATTCTTCTTATCCTTGATATTCTGTCTGAAACTAAATGGGGGTTAATAAAGGTGATGAGAAGGTTCTGATTGGCTCTGGTGACTTCACTCTTTCTCCTCAGGTATAATGTTCTTCTGGACCGGTGCTATGCCTCAATCTCACCCAGACCCTCCAACTCAACCATCTTCAATCTGTTTGTCTCGTAAGTAAATAAAAGAAAGACAATTAAAAAATACACTTAAATCAGTCTGCGTGAGTGTCTCAGCAGCTAACATACAAACTCTACTTCCTGTCTAAGCTGCATTCAGACACAGTCTACCTGTGAGCTACATAGTACAGCTGTCCAGGTCATAACCTCTCAAGTGTTCTTCATTAAAATAGAGAATTAGCAAATACTTCTTGCCAAGTGCCAAAGGGGCCTTGCTCTCAAAACGCATCCTGATCCATTCAATAATGAATATTATCTTTGTATCTACTCATGTCATGTGCAAATGGGCACTTTTGAGTTTtgcctttttttaaataataggTGCTCCGTAAATCAGCAGACCATCATAGTAGAAAACGGGGTGAGCCAGAAGGCCCGCTTCAACTTCCCGGCATTCCGCTTCATCGAGCAGCAGAATGAGACCGTCTCCACCTACTACCTCCATTGCATTACCAGACTTTGTGAACCCAGCACCTGCAGCACCTTCAAGGCATGAGATGACACTGACACAATCAACAGCACAGCCCtcaatctctttccctctgaaaTGGCAACCCTTGATGGGTGAACTGCATTCTTACAATCTAACTCCCAATCTAGACTAGTCTCAGTTTTAGACTGCTCCTCTCGAAGGAGTAGTATGAACCATGTGCTTTGTCAActttttctctgtgtctgtgcctgcagCAAtgcaacaggaggaggagaagtgtgGAGGCCATTATCAACGACGGTGTCACTGAGCAAACTATCCTTACCGTGCCAATCAAGACCAGGGCTGAGAGCCGTaagtcctctctgtctcttttcctcttctcaAAATATCCCTGTGCAGCACTTACAAGTTATACTAACATTGGAATCATTTGCAATTCCTAATAGTAATATCACGCTCAAATAAAACTAATATGTTTGAGAATAGCTTTTTGACATTCATATGTCTTTCTTCTAGCCCTAACCTCCCCAAACGCAGGTAAGCTTCTGTAATACGCTCCTTTAAAGACATACTTTACTGGGGACTTGATTGAAGTTCTCAAATACTTCATTAGCAGCATCCACTGTGTTTTTTACTGACCATGTCCCACCCTCTTCCTTTGCTAGCGCTGTCCGGTGATCAAAAATATGAGATGGGGACATCAGTTGGTCTGGTAATTGCTGTGGCAGTTCTCATTGTGGTTGCAGTGGCTGCTATTCTGATGGCTGCCACCTTCTACCGTAAACTAAGCAGGCTAGGCTAAGAGTTTGTAGGACACAGGGAAAAGTGACAAAGCAACACTTTTGCCAATGAAACAGTATGTCCATACTGGAAGCAACACTCTCTTGATTACCTTTCATTTTTGGACCCTGCATGTGTCTTTGCTCCACATGTTAAGCTGGTGTCAATAACTACATTGAGGAAGTTGGTTTACAAAACATGTAGCTACATACTGTATAGTGTGCACCCGTCATCTCTGTATGTGTACATAAACCATGAGCTTGAGTGAGGCAGATCCATAATTCCTGACCCTGTGAGAATCCTTCTCTTCAGTTGGttaggaggggcaggagggtcAGATGTTCAGTCAGATGTTGTTCTCCTCTTTAAGTTTTTTTTTGCATGTCATGTAGGAAAAGGTGAGCATGTAGAATTAAACTGTGGTTGATATGAGTGGGCAATTCCAGTGGGCCCAGAAGCCGTGATGCCAATTGAGGCCATTTGGCAAACTTTATgtttcagaaaaaaaatatgACTTTGTTTGTTCATGTTCAGAGCGGGTACAGGTCAATTCTGTATTTTTCTTCTTTAATTTCTTCCCATATTATATAATCACAAACATTTCACAGCTACAGTTCACTGTGACCCCTGTTTTGTGAAAAGTTTGTAAATGGTAGAAGACATGAATGGTAGCAGTTGTGTATTTGTATTATATTGCTTCATGTCTGTATGTGGCATCATCATTAAAACTTGCAGGTTGTGGATTATAATGTTGATACCTTTCATTGTGACCCCGTAACCATGTCTCCACCGTGCAACTTGCCATGATATTCAAATCACATTTGCAACATCCAGATTTAGCCATTTCTGAGTGGTGCagtcaatttatttatttaatgatgATGTTACTGAATACTTCTCATGTTCTCGGTTATATGGCCATTACAAGTGATTGTAGGCCCTTAGCTGTGGCGGTTTCATAAAATAGATATAGACAAACAACTCTGGGAGTGCAGAGGTAACTCTCCACTAGAGGGTATCTAATCACCATTTTTAAAATCAAGGAATTTCTTTGGCGACAATGCGTGAGGCTACTTACAAAGAATGGCAAGTCTGGTTGTAAAGGTAAGCATACTCAAGCAACTGCTTAAGAAGTGTCACGTAGGTACTTCATATTTCCTTCACATTTAACTTGTCTTTAAACACGTTTTACAATCAAAATTTAAAACACAATATTTTAATTGGAAAGCTATGACATGCAtttcattaaaaaatatatatatataaataatacatttaacagacaatattattacatttacatttaatcatttagcagacgctcccatccagaacgacttacagtaagtacaaggacattcccttgaggcaagtagggtgaagtgccttgcccaaggacacaacgtcatttggcacagctgggaatcaaaccagcaaccttctgattattagcccgattccctagcCGCTCAGCCATTGGACTCCCTATTATCCAAtgcaatgtacagtacatggggctttgaacctgtgaccttatgCTCTGGTCatatgctctaaccactgagcaatGCAAACACAAGGAGGAAATGTTGTATACGCAAAGCTAACTGGGATGGCACCTTAAAACATAAATAGATTGTTATTAGGTTGGTTGAAAATTATCTAATTATGACGTTGCAGACATCTAAGTAGGCCACTTCAAAGTGTTAGGCAAGATGACCCAGTTAAAACATCAGTGGATAAATCAGCTCGTTGATCATGTAGTCAGGAACAATGATCAGAGTAAGTGTGGGTTAGACATAAATCTAACTTTGTATATGAGTGAATTAAAACAAGGAcggtcactctctctttctcgctctctctaatGGTGTGAGCATTAACCTTTCCCTACAGATGGTGAGCCTCCTAAAATGTTAATGCTGAAGGGGGATGGGTTCTGGGGAGACATAGTCTAGAGGTTTCTCTGTTTGTTGGCTGCTATGTTGGTGGATCCATCAATTCCAACTAACCTTATAGTCCAAATGGGAAGGCTGGAAGGAAAAATGAATGGCCATCACAGTAACACAATAAAGTCCATAATTTGATATGTTTGAAGAAGTGCAAGTCGCATTGATAGAAAAGCTATAAGACATATGACACACGTTGTTTTAGTGTACACCGAGAAAACATCCTGGTAAAATGAAACTCTGCAAAAGAGAAGAAGTTTGAACAACAAATCTATTTAGAACACTGCAGATAAATGTCATGAAAAGTGAAAAACCTGacatttgcaaaaaaaaaaaaaaagtgacatATTTTTTGTGTCATGTTGTTCTTAGATAGATAAAATCCACTGCATGGTTTTCTGAAAGACTGCAGAGCTGTCGTGTCagctgtacatttacatttccagACAGGACTATTATAAAAAATTGATAGACCTGGTCTGAAATGTGGGTCAGCCATATGAAGCATATGAAACCTTAAAGGCAGATATTTCACCTAGTCCTTCCATTGTATAAAACGAGGCTATACAAAGATGCATATGTAATTATTTTTATGGATTACAGAAAGATGGGGTTTTAAAGCCGACATAATCAACTGGAACAAATGAGCTGGGAGTCATTATGTGCATTAATGCAACATTAAGATCTTAAAGGAAACCAGACTGATAACTTTGGAGCCTATCATGGAAATTATTTAAGACACAGAGATGAACACAAAAGCCCTAAAGAATCATTGTAAACTTAAGTTTGTACAACATAGTAAAACCAATAGAAATCTGGGAAGGAAGATATGTTCAGTTAGCAGATTATGGTCGTACCACAGATTGTAGTGTGCCTACAGCACCCAGTTTAGATCCTCAAAACTCTTGCTCTCTAAAAGTTGATCTGTTTTCAGTAGCAAGGTATGTGGACAGCAGATAAAGAGGATTTGGGCTGAAGCTTTGTCTTTATGCAAACAGTGgtgaagacaaagagagagacagggagagaaagagagagagagacatagagagagagacagagagagagagagagagagagagagagagagagagagagagagagagagagagagagagagagagagagagagagagagagagagagagagagagagagagagagagagagacagagagaatggcaAATCCCTCCAAAAGAAGAAGTAATCCTGCTCTGGTTGAGCTGCAGTGTTTGTCCTCTGGACCAGCATTTCAACTCCTCAAACACATTTGTGGACTACTAACTATTATAATgtagatatatatagatatagtcCCCTACAGCAGGAAGTCTCCTCTGG belongs to Hypomesus transpacificus isolate Combined female chromosome 15, fHypTra1, whole genome shotgun sequence and includes:
- the LOC124478035 gene encoding zona pellucida-like domain-containing protein 1, whose amino-acid sequence is MALLSVLILTSLSIGVLQALTRTDCGAYSRKPEYTDISVVCGTSTMDLTILICPAVYTGYNETLLILNQIVDNPDCKGRLDMSVTPPVLRFSFPIRLGNACGSTFLTTSSPGVGIFSDFSNIQTVNVSGVVRSFDPTVGTVTYNAELKYFYSCAYPLEYLINNTQVDVAASSIALKEINGSFISTLSMALYKDENYTTPLIIPYQGVELRTNINVQVLAVNLTSQYNVLLDRCYASISPRPSNSTIFNLFVSCSVNQQTIIVENGVSQKARFNFPAFRFIEQQNETVSTYYLHCITRLCEPSTCSTFKQCNRRRRSVEAIINDGVTEQTILTVPIKTRAESPLTSPNAALSGDQKYEMGTSVGLVIAVAVLIVVAVAAILMAATFYRKLSRLG